A single genomic interval of Festucalex cinctus isolate MCC-2025b chromosome 16, RoL_Fcin_1.0, whole genome shotgun sequence harbors:
- the mapk11 gene encoding mitogen-activated protein kinase 11, which yields MARRRTPFACLRWRERAKARLSDKGKKLGGETGCQWPAHRHSSSAKRANGNPYGRLPFFPPTSTFPLFPLFILLPCQLPKMSARPGFYRQELNKTVWEVPERYQNLTPVGSGAYGSVCSAYDVVLRQKVAVKKLSRPFQSLVHSRRSYRELRLLKHMKHENVIGLLDVFTPAAALEGFNELYLVTNLMGADLNNIVKFQRLSDEHVQFLIYQLLRGLKYIHSAGLIHRDLKPSNVAVNEDCELRILDFGLARQTDDEMTGYVATRWYRAPEIMLNWMHYNQNVDIWSVGCIMGELLKGKVLFPGTDYIDQLKRIMEMVGTPTPDLLEKICSEHAQKYIQSLPFMPQQDLEKIFRGANPLAVDLLKRMLVLDCDGRISASEALAHPYFSQYHDPDDEPEAPPYDQTLESKDRTLEEWKELVFTEVNGFKASAGKTGSLQAEQ from the exons ATGGCGAGGCGGAGGACTCCATTTGCTTGCTTGAG ATGGCGTGAAAGGGCTAAAGCCAGACTGTCAGACAAAGGGAAGAAGTTGGGCGGGGAGACAGGTTGCCAGTGGCCGGCGCATCGTCACAGCAGCTCGGCCAAGCGAGCGAACGGCAACCCGTACGGCCGGCtccctttttttcctcccacttCTACATTTCCCCTCTTTCCCCTTTTTATTCTTTTGCCTTGTCAGCTACCAAAGATGTCAGCCAGGCCGGGATTCTACCGACAGGAGCTGAATAAAACGGTGTGGGAAGTGCCGGAGCGATACCAGAACCTGACGCCGGTTGGCTCCGGAGCTTACGGTTCGGTGTG TTCAGCCTACGATGTGGTGCTGCGGCAGAAGGTGGCGGTGAAGAAGCTGTCGCGGCCCTTCCAGTCGCTGGTCCACAGTCGCCGTTCGTACCGGGAACTCCGGCTCCTCAAACACATGAAACATGAGAAC GTAATAGGCTTGCTGGATGTCTTCACACCTGCTGCAGCATTGGAAGGCTTCAATGAACT ctATCTGGTGACCAACCTGATGGGTGCAGACCTCAATAACATTGTCAAGTTCCAGAGGTTGTCCGATGAGCACGTGCAATTCTTGATTTATCAACTCCTGCGTGGTCTGAAG TACATCCATTCAGCGGGATTGATCCACAGA GACCTCAAGCCAAGTAACGTGGCCGTGAATGAGGACTGTGAGCTGAGG ATCCTCGACTTTGGCTTGGCCCGCCAAACGGACGACGAGATGACGGGCTACGTTGCCACTCGCTGGTATCGGGCGCCGGAAATCATGCTCAATTGGATGCACTACAATCAAAAcg TTGATATTTGGTCTGTGGGATGCATTATGGGAGAGCTGCTGAAGGGAAAAGTCCTTTTTCCCGGCACTGACT atatcgACCAGCTCAAGCGAATCATGGAGATGGTCGGGACGCCGACACCGGATCTCTTGGAGAAGATCTGCTCTGAGCAT GCACAGAAGTACATTCAGTCGCTGCCTTTCATGCCTCAGCAAGACCTGGAGAAGATCTTCCGGGGAGCAAATCCACTAG CCGTTGACCTGCTGAAGCGCATGCTGGTCTTGGACTGCGACGGGAGGATCTCGGCCAGCGAGGCTCTGGCCCACCCTTACTTCTCGCAGTACCACGACCCGGACGACGAACCCGAGGCGCCGCCTTATGACCAAACGCTCGAGAGTAAAGACCGCACTCTGGAAGAGTGGAAAG AGTTGGTGTTTACGGAGGTGAACGGCTTCAAAGCGTCCGCCGGCAAGACCGGCAGCCTTCAGGCGGAGCAGTAG
- the LOC144003552 gene encoding FYVE, RhoGEF and PH domain-containing protein 4-like, with product MFDLKKRHSLTLNSSGRDADEFRRVAVRRKAKGGAPDCHTVASCVCGLSSCEGSCGSAPDSARHEKTPSKPQVPSKPAHLQSPITTGPPSSSSLSSQRLNEDKTPIRTSQSPNKAGASCLSEARFSPTGLSPSQKIPKLASPSPGKRGIHNCSPSKEASHSPAKLSIRNRSPLSGLLKTPSPVQAKMGSYTPASNSKSWLGLNRIPSGKAEGHEKHAGKSLSVPNLIVYLDERTPSDIAEPSPSSGRPTITINRTEGDVTPNDPIGAERVSKIRVGSRFSCKWTESTHEDQRCEERVEKKTEENLEQKLFKIVSELLHTERAYVARLHLLDQVFCTRLTDEAGRGSFPADVVRNIFSNISSIYSFHSQFLLPDLEVCIGRWHERPGLGNVLLQHAPFLRMYADYVRNFDQAMELLRIWTERSSAFRNIIQDIQSQDVCASLTLQHHMLEPVQRIPRYEMLLRDYVKNVPLSNPDYEFAQQSLQTISMAANHSNSAIHKAESIKRLLEIYEMVGEEEVVNPTNEFLREGRLLKLAARNMSAMERHLFLFNNFLLCCTPKFSLAGQRFAVRCRIGVDGMQVQRTTNEDHPYTFQVSGKEKTLELQASSEQDRDEWIKVIQDAIQVFQKKNETFKLASKELNAEEPAAELGRRAPRWIRDNEVTVCMKCREPFNALTRRRHHCRACGCVVCWKCSVHKAALAYDGNRLNKVCKSCYAVLTGPRGGKGERTKRPTSELEESFPASCLISGFLHYGDNPETWQRVWAVIAKTEPLVLSLYAAQQDVKPLSCISLLGCIVEDLPQELRGQSCFNLRQSQSRHAFTCDRDDVKRAWLAALTAAVTGSDDGSSDSSGEELIVV from the exons ATGTTTGACTTGAAGAAGAGGCACAGTTTGACGCTGAACAGCAGCGGCCGTGACGCGGACGAGTTCAGACGCGTGGCGGTCCGACGGAAGGCGAAAGGCGGCGCCCCGGATTGTCACACAG TGGCGAGTTGCGTGTGCGGCTTGTCCAGCTGTGAAGGTTCCTGTGGATCGGCGCCCGATTCCGCACGCCATGAGAAAACTCCCTCCAAGCCGCAAG TGCCTTCCAAGCCAGCGCACCTCCAGTCTCCCATCACGACCGGACCGCCGTCTTCATCCAGCCTCTCCTCACAACGTTTAAATGAAGACAAGACTCCAATACGCACGTCCCAGAGTCCCAACAAAGCGGGAGCGAGTTGTCTCAGCGAAGCTCGTTTCAGCCCCACCGGGCTGTCCCCATCTCAGAAGATCCCCAAGCTGGCGTCTCCCAGTCCGGGAAAGCGAGGAATCCACAACTGCAGTCCTTCGAAGGAGGCAAGCCACAGCCCGGCCAAGTTGTCCATTAGGAACCGAAGCCCCCTCTCAGGACTACTGAAGACACCCAGTCCCGTCCAGGCGAAGATGGGCAGCTACACCCCTGCGAGCAACTCCAAATCCTGGCTGGGGCTCAACAGGATCCCAAGCGGGAAGGCCGAGGGACACGAGAAGCACGCGGGGAAGTCTTTGAGTGTGCCCAACCTCATCGTGTACTTGGATGAAAG AACTCCATCGGATATTGCAGAACCTTCACCCTCAAGTGGTAGGCCCACTATCACCATCAATCGCACGGAGGGGGACGTCACTCCAAACGATCCCATCGGTGCTGAAAGGGTCTCCAAGATCCGTGTGGGATCCAGGTTCTCGTGCAAATGGACCGAGTCCACTCATGAGGATCAACGCTGCGAGGAGCGCGTTGAGAAGAAGACGGAGGAGAACCTGGAGCAGAAGCTGTTCAAGATAGTCAGCGAACTGCTTCACACGGAGAGGGCCTACGTGGCTCGCCTCCATCTCCTAGACCAG GTTTTCTGTACGCGACTGACGGACGAGGCCGGACGCGGCTCCTTTCCGGCTGACGTGGTGCGAAACATCTTCTCCAACATCTCGTCCATCTACTCATTCCACAGTCAGTTCTTGCTGCCTGACCTGGAAGTCTGCATCGGACGCTG GCACGAGCGTCCCGGTTTGGGCAACGTCCTCCTGCAGCACGCCCCTTTCCTGCGGATGTACGCCGATTACGTCAGGAACTTCGACCAGGCCATGGAGTTGTTGAGAATATGGACCGAGCGCTCGTCGGCCTTCCGCAACATCATCCAGGACATCCag AGTCAGGACGTGTGCGCCAGTCTTACTCTGCAGCATCACATGTTGGAGCCGGTGCAGAGAATTCCTCGCTATGAAATGCTGCTCAGGGACTATGTTAAAAATGTACCCCTGAGTAACCCGGACTATGAGTTTGCTCAGC AATCCCTGCAGACGATTTCCATGGCTGCCAACCACTCAAACAGCGCCATCCATAAAGCT GAGAGCATCAAGAGGTTGCTGGAAATCTACGAGATGGTTGGCGAGGAGGAAGTGGTGAATCCCACCAACGAGTTCCTCAGGGAGGGGCGTTTGCTCAAGCTCGCCGCCAGGAACATGTCCGCCATGGAGCGACACCTCTTTCTG tTCAACAACTTCCTGCTGTGCTGCACGCCAAAGTTCAGCCTGGCGGGCCAGCGCTTTGCGGTGCGCTGCCGTATAGGAGTGGACGGCATGCAGGTGCAGCGGACCACCAATGAGGACCACCCGTACACCTTCCAGGTGTCGGGGAAGGAGAAAACACTGGAACTACAGGCTAG CTCTGAACAGGACCGAGATGAGTGGATAAAG GTGATCCAAGACGCCATCCAAGTGTTCCAGAAGAAAAACGAGACCTTCAAGTTGGCGTCCAAGGAGCTCAATGCGGAGGAACCA GCGGCGGAGCTAGGGCGGCGCGCCCCTCGCTGGATCCGCGACAACGAGGTGACCGTTTGCATGAAGTGCCGGGAACCCTTCAACGCGCTGACCAGACGCCGACATCACTGCCGGGCCTGCGGCTGCGTGGTGTGCTGGAAGTGCTCCGTCCACAAGGCGGCGCTGGCGTACGACGGCAACCGGCTCAACAAGGTGTGCAAGTCCTGCTACGCCGTCCTGACGGGACCCAGAGGAGGGAAGGGGGAGAGAACCAAGAGGCCAACATCAGAG TTGGAGGAGTCTTTTCCAGCATCCTGCTTGATAAGCGGCTTCCTGCATTACGGCGACAACCCCGAAACATGGCAGCGGGTATGGGCTGTCATCGCCAAAACGGAACCGCTGGTCCTCTCTTTGTATGCTGCTCAACAG gATGTGAAGCCTCTCTCCTGTATTTCTCTGCTTGGCTGCATCGTGGAAGACCTCCCTCAGGAGCTCCGGGGACAATCCTGCTTCAATTTAAGACAATCCCAAAGCCGCCACGCCTTCACCTGCGACCGCGACGACGTCAAACGGGCCTGGCTGGCCGCTCTCACAGCGGCCGTGACGGGCTCCGACGACGGCAGCAGCGACTCCAGCGGGGAAGAACTCATTGTTGTTTAG
- the LOC144003554 gene encoding DENN domain-containing protein 11-like: protein MGERSDRAPLLDWEEVPSADKPAGADPSDRLARPPNGCGSPASSAPPGLGRSGGPGVPDGCGAPPATSIIITQAGADAATEHHPSDSGPGDVALEDRMVTWEEKDQIVSVFVVTFNTRTGNMLEWCLPKDMDLEGVEFKAIASGSHRVTTDFIYFRKGSYFGLACFANMAVESTAERGARMKSVGILSPSYTLLYRYMSFLEHQVRLQLQSPGHYSPLEAFYEDKRALLPPSGDDVVSLCPISAWGAAINHSMHPEMKITHPAGCMSQFIRFFGEQIMLLWKLALLRRRILIFSPPPVGVVCYRVYCCCCLANISIPGVGVAVPEFRPFFYVNVADISALENELSYVACTTEKIFEEKRDLYDVYVDNQNVKTHREGLKPLLRISTADREKYRKLTEQRKMLLYSQEENGDGVSSEEDLFILFFLEQNNRIFQTLSEVAATPDPTLTADSVRAMGLDPHGDRLFLLHLLEIYGFDTLLLSDQLCCS from the exons ATGGGAGAGCGGTCGGACCGAGCCCCTCTGCTGGACTGGGAGGAGGTTCCGTCCGCGGACAAGCCCGCCGGTGCCGACCCTAGCGACCGACTAGCGAGACCCCCCAACGGCTGCGGCTCGCCGGCTTCCTCCGCGCCGCCTGGGCTTGGGCGGAGCGGCGGTCCGGGGGTTCCAGACGGCTGCGGTGCCCCGCCCGCGACCTCCATCATCATCACCCAGGCGGGCGCGGATGCAGCGACGGAGCATCATCCCTCGGATTCAGGACCCGGGGATGTGGCGCTCGAAGACCGGATGGTGACGTGGGAGGAGAAGGACCAAATCGTGTCGGTTTTTGTCGTGACGTTTAACACCAGAACAG GCAACATGCTCGAGTGGTGCCTTCCCAAGGATATGGACCTGGAAGGGGTGGAGTTTAAAGCCATCGCCAGCGGCTCCCACAGAGTCACCACAGACTTTAT CTACTTCCGAAAGGGCTCCTACTTTGGCCTGGCCTGCTTCGCCAACATGGCGGTGGAGAGCACGGCGGAGCGTGGCGCCAGGATGAAGTCGGTGGGCATCCTGTCGCCTTCCTACACTTTGCTCTACCGCTACATGAGCTTCCTGGAGCACCAAGTCAG ACTCCAGCTTCAATCCCCAGGCCACTACTCCCCCTTGGAGGCCTTCTATGAGGACAAGAGGGCACTGCTGCCCCCTAGCGGCGATGACGTCGTTTCCCTTTGCCCGATCAGTGCCTGGGGGGCCGCCATCAACCACAGCATGCACCCGGAAATGAAG ATCACCCACCCGGCGGGTTGCATGTCGCAGTTCATCCGCTTCTTCGGCGAGCAGATCATGTTGCTGTGGAAGCTGGCGCTGCTCCGCCGGCGAATCCTCATTTTCTCCCCGCCGCCGGTGGGCGTAGTCTGCTACAGAG TGTACTGCTGCTGTTGCCTGGCAAACATCTCCATCCCAGGGGTGGGCGTGGCCGTGCCCGAGTTTCGGCCTTTCTTCTACGTCAACGTGGCCGACATTAGCGCGCTGGAGAATGAGCTCTCCTACGTGGCAT GTACTACCGAGAAGATCTTCGAGGAGAAGCGAGATCTGTACGACGTCTACGTGGACAATCAGAACGTGAAGACCCACAGAGAGGGTCTCAAGCCGCTGCTCCGCATCAGCACCGCCGACCGGGAGAAGTACCGCAAGCTCACCGAGCAGAG GAAGATGCTGCTGTACTCTCAGGAGGAAAATGGCGACGGCGTGTCCAGTGAAGAGGATCTCTTTATTCT GTTCTTCCTGGAGCAGAACAACAGGATTTTCCAGACCCTGAGCGAAGTGGCCGCCACCCCCGACCCGACGCTGACCGCCGACAGCGTGAGGGCGATGGGCCTGGACCCGCACGGCGACCGCCTCTTCCTGCTCCACCTGCTGGAGATCTACGGCTTCGACACGCTGCTGCTGTCCGACCAGCTGTGCTGCAGCTGA
- the arl1 gene encoding ADP-ribosylation factor-like protein 1 isoform X1 has protein sequence MGGLFSRIFSGLFGTREMRILILGLDGAGKTTILYRLQVGEVVTTIPTIGFNVETVTYKNLKFQVWDLGGQTSIRPYWRCYYSNTDAVIYVVDSSDRDRMGISKSELVAMLEEEELKKAILVVFANKQDMDQAMTPAEVANALGLPALKDRKWQIFKTSATKGTGLDDAMEWLVDSLKSRQ, from the exons ATGG GTGGCTTATTCTCCCGTATCTTCTCCGGCCTGTTTGGAACCAGGGAGATGAGGATTCTCATCCTGGGTTTGGATGGCGCAGGGAAAACCACCATTTTGTACCGGCTGCAGGTTGGCGAGGTGGTCACCACAATTCCCA CAATCGGCTTTAACGTGGAGACCGTCACATACAAAAATCTCAAGTTCCAGGTGTGGGATTTGGGAGGCCAAACAAGTATCCG GCCATACTGGCGGTGCTACTACTCCAATACGGACGCGGTCATCTACGTAGTTGACAGCAGCGACCGTGACCGAATGGGCATCTCCAAGTCTGAGCTTGTGGCCATGTTGGAG gAGGAGGAGCTGAAGAAAGCCATCCTGGTCGTGTTTGCAAATAAGCAAGACATGGACCAGGCAATGACGCCGGCCGAGGTGGCCAACGCATTGGGCCTCCCCGCCCTCAAAGACAGGAAGTGGCAGATCTTCAAGACCTCGGCGACCAAAGGCACGGGCTTGGACGATGCCATGGagtg GCTGGTGGATTCTCTCAAGAGTCGGCAGTAG
- the arl1 gene encoding ADP-ribosylation factor-like protein 1 isoform X2 — translation MRILILGLDGAGKTTILYRLQVGEVVTTIPTIGFNVETVTYKNLKFQVWDLGGQTSIRPYWRCYYSNTDAVIYVVDSSDRDRMGISKSELVAMLEEEELKKAILVVFANKQDMDQAMTPAEVANALGLPALKDRKWQIFKTSATKGTGLDDAMEWLVDSLKSRQ, via the exons ATGAGGATTCTCATCCTGGGTTTGGATGGCGCAGGGAAAACCACCATTTTGTACCGGCTGCAGGTTGGCGAGGTGGTCACCACAATTCCCA CAATCGGCTTTAACGTGGAGACCGTCACATACAAAAATCTCAAGTTCCAGGTGTGGGATTTGGGAGGCCAAACAAGTATCCG GCCATACTGGCGGTGCTACTACTCCAATACGGACGCGGTCATCTACGTAGTTGACAGCAGCGACCGTGACCGAATGGGCATCTCCAAGTCTGAGCTTGTGGCCATGTTGGAG gAGGAGGAGCTGAAGAAAGCCATCCTGGTCGTGTTTGCAAATAAGCAAGACATGGACCAGGCAATGACGCCGGCCGAGGTGGCCAACGCATTGGGCCTCCCCGCCCTCAAAGACAGGAAGTGGCAGATCTTCAAGACCTCGGCGACCAAAGGCACGGGCTTGGACGATGCCATGGagtg GCTGGTGGATTCTCTCAAGAGTCGGCAGTAG